The Vidua chalybeata isolate OUT-0048 chromosome 9, bVidCha1 merged haplotype, whole genome shotgun sequence genomic sequence TAGGTTGTCAACtagaatgcattttttaataaaaatgtggtATCTGTAACAAACTGTGTTTGTAATCAGCCAGCATCCACATTATTTCCTGAGTCCTTTTAATCCAGGATTTAACTTCTGAGAGACCCTGTATGTTTAGTTTCAGCCATCTtgttatttatttcactgaCAGTCTGACTCAAAAGAATTTTCATCTTTACCACGATTGCACAAGGACAGGAAATGTTGAAGTCCTGAAACTGTGGCAACTGAAGTAAATTCAGGTATTTCATAATCCCTCAGCCCAGAAGTGTACCCTTCTGCCACTGGAAACTGTCAGCCTTCCAAACACAGAACTGCTTTCAGCCCTGGGAAGCTGCAAGACCATAAGAGCTTTTAAACCCTTATGTGGCTCATGTTCCTTAGAAAGAAATGCTCTGGGCtgagtttgtttgtttatgtcTGATTCTCCCCCAGATTTACATAATGAACTGGCAACAAGTAATAAGGATTACCATCTTTAGATGTAAAATGATTAAAGTGGTAATTCCTGTAGCATGCAAGAATTTTTAAGCACAAAGGTCTGTACAAAACTGAGTATTCCTTACTTATCATTACATCTCTGGCTTCAGGTTTGTGGGAGTTTCTCTCTCATGCAGGAGACAAAATCCATTTCCTACTCTGATCTTCAAGTGGAACCCAAGCACGTCCTTGCTGTGCCTCCTGggtgcaggtgctgctccctcccagtgcaggggacagcagtgatGTGGTGCCACTGACCTGGGGCGTGTGGGTTTCACACCCCCTGtcccttgtgctgctgggatggagcctgCTGATCCCTCAGCCCAGCTGGGTCTGTGcctgggctgctgtgccacTTCCAGCTCCAAGTTACAAATGCCATCACTGCACTCAGCATTTTCATCACACAGCGCAGGCCCTATGAAAACGCTTCAAAGCAACAGCTCTTGAGGGCTGTTGAGCACCTCCAAACCCAGCTACTTGCACACAGTGGCTGAAgagggggttttgtttgttttttccttcaaactGCTTTGCAGACATTTTTCTAtgggcctgcccaccctggcaTAAGAAGGACTTTGGGTGAACAGGTTCAGGTGAAGTCAGAGCCAACTCCCTTCCCTCAGTTGCAGGAGactgcagctgggaacagcctTAATGTGTTTAAAGTGCAAGTAATTGTTAGACACCTCTAGGACAGGAGGTAAATGTACCTTCATCTTAGACATGGTAGAAATAAGACACAGATCTGGTTCCACAGTTAGCTAAAATTCAGGTTAtacatttttttgcattaaatttaGCTCAATTCTTCTTTGCATTTGAATTAGAAATCACCCAGAACAGTATTGTACctaaaaacttgaaaaataatttgatttatttgttaTATTTACACATTTGTCTTTAAGCTGAAATTTGAACTTTTTTGTAATGGTCTTGTGTCATCAGCTTCAATTTCAGCCCTTCACACCTTTTTGCTATTTAACCAGTATTTTAATAGAAGTAATTTCTTCCCTTAGCCCAGTCAGTATCAGTTATTGTTAATCAGTTAAAAGTTCAGCTGCTCAGGTGTCAGCTGCCTAGGAAAGCATTCAGCTCAGTAACCCATCACTTCCtacttctttttaatctttcttaAGTCTTGTAATAAATAAAGATTAATACCACCATGACAACACTGGTTTTTTCAAATTGTTCATTTGCCAGTTTTAACAAGATAAAGAAATGAATACTTAATGTGGACATtgttttaccaaaaaaaaaaaaaaaaaaagaacccaacccctgaaacaaacagacaaaaaggaCACAAAGGAACACACATGGAATGATGAAAAGGAACAATGATATTGCACAACTTCAGGTCTCTCTTCCCAGATTTTGATCCATGTAATTAGGTATGTATGAATTCAGCAAAACGTTGTGTCCAGATAAATGTGTGGCCATTTGAGTGAATCTAGAACTGCAGTGTGTTTTCAGTTCCTTTTGACTGCTCCTTGGAGCTCTTCTAAGGGAGTAGGGTGCtgtcagctgcaggaataaTAAACAAATGTTGACTCTCCATTGTGCTGACCAGTTATCCATAACCCACTGAATGACAATTCTCCTCTTCTGTAAATGCACTAAGTCCTCAAAGGACCTGGGTCTTTAAACACAACTTGTTGTATCAAGAACTCAAACTACATCTGAAACACAATCAAAGAATATCCCCCAATTTGCTGTGGTTAACTTGAGATTGTGTTTCATTTCATGAGACCAGGGCTTCTCACTGTGTCAGGGTGGCACTGAATGCACAGAAGTCACAGTAGGTACATCAAGGGAgtgggggagaagaaaaagggagaaaagcatGCTAAGAGGGAAAAGGCCTTTACAGCTACAATCTTTGCTGGAGCCTCTCTTAACAAGCACATACTGTTTGCAACAGAAATCAGGGAATTGTGTCATTCTGGCTATAGCAGGACTGTTTGCCCCTCCACTGCTACCCTGACACTCTGTGTTTATATAAACTTTGCATTTATGTGCAGAACACAGtctatttttctcctctctgcatTCATTCCTGTTTGGTGGACTGATGTGCCAGCCAGCAGGACTCAACAGATACATTTAATACAGGAGACTGAGATACAGTATGTTTATTCTTAACTTCTGATAACCTAAGAACTACAAGAACGAGAGATGCAGTATCCATTTGCTATTATCCAAGACAACCatttaagggagaaaaaaatagaataagtGATCAATGCTACTAACACTACATTagttccaaatatttttttttttcagttatggCAGCTTAACTATTTATTGTTCATCTGGCCCACTTTTAATCTGATCAAGTTAAAAGTCACATATTAAAGTTTAAGGACTGTTATTTCATTGAAACCAAAGGAAgttataaaaaaaccccatgaaacCACAGTTTCACTGCAGGACTTGTGTCATATCTTCATAATCTGTATCACTTGTAGAAAAGGGATAATGCATCTCAGTTTGCTTATAAGCTAGGAGATCACTTTGAAGTCTGCATATTCCTAACTGCAAACAAAATATAGCACTTTTAACAGGTTATAAATAAACTGGTTTTCAAGCATAGAGCCAGCCCAACAATAACAATACACTATTAAAAAGACCTAAGGCAATGAATTCCATctccaatggaaaaaaaaaaaaaaagaaaaagaaaaagaactgtgCAAACAAGCTTAAAACTATTTCTTTGTGCCAGTGTTATAAAATGTAGATTTCAATAAAGCCTTGACCCAAATGCCAGGACTTGTGAAAAGAATCAGAACAAAACTGGTTactttatttaggaaaaaaatactcttatCTTGCTGCTAATAAAATTGGATACACGCAGTTTAAACATTTACAGTTGCTGTAACACTTTACACAATTCCTATATATGGGTGTAAGAACAAACATTAAAAGACAATGGTGGGTCAAggctttacattaaaaataacaacCTACTTTTCTATAGTCTCTAAAATACTATGTTTTCCAATATTTGCAGCcattcaggaatatttttttatttatttattaggaAATGTATACTTTGTGCATGATCTTAATTCCTAATTCCTGGCTCTTTGGGCTGAATGACAAAAGGATCAAACCCATTGAAGTGGATGGTCTCCTCGAAGGTTCAGTAGAGAAACCCTGGCTCAGTTAGTCTCATATGATGaaagcagtgctgcatccacTGGCTCCATGCAGGATGGACAGGTGAAGGATCTCATCAACCAGTCATCTATACAGTCCAGGTGGTAAATGTGCATGCACGGCAGAAATCGGATAGGGTCCCCATAAACAAAGTCCATCATACAAATGACACAtctggaaggggaaaaataaaatactaagcTTGCTGTTGCCaatctggaaattaaaaacagcGTAATATCTATTCCTGGATGTTTTTAGTATTTGTAGATACTGtgaggagaagccttgtgtaagataaaGGAAAGAGCCTCAAATGGATGGAGTGGTTTAGGTTAAAGGGACCATGGAGCCCACGGAGTTCCAACCCCTTGCCCTTGGCAGGGATGCTACTCACTACATCAGCCTTCTGcaggactttatttttttttttttaaagctacatTAAATCACAGTCCCTGAAATAAGGCAAACCCAGGATGACAAGGTCAGGTTTCCCAGGGTAGCATCCCAAACCAAGGCAACAGCCACATCCCTTGCACTCGGCCCCAGGACTTACTCTCGGATCTTCTTCTCGGAGCCGTCTCTGCCGGGGTCGTAGACTCCTTTGGGAAGGTGCTGGATGAGGCCGATGCGCTGCGCTATCCGGATCTGCTCCTCCTCCGTCAGCTGCGTGGCCAGGCGAGTCTGGCTCGGCGTGGGGTGATACACAGGAACGGGCACCTGCTCCTGCAAGCAAAACGTGTCCATGAAAAACCACCTCAGAGCTTTCCCAGCCTTCCACGGCACAGGACAATTCACAGTCCTACAAATATTTGTATGAACTCCCACTCCTACTTTGCAATTTTGGGGCTATAATTATAATGAGAACAGGATGGAGAATTGAGGGCAGTATTAGAGCAAGGAGCTGTTTGTGGTTGTTCTCTGCAAAAGCTTTTGATCTCCAGGAATTGTCCATACAAGAGACACATGGACAAGAAACTCCACAAGCCAGCAGGCAAATAAACCTCACAGGCACCTGGTGAAGTGCCAAGGTACAGAACTGAGCACTGTAAGGGCTTAGGGAGAGCCCCAGTATCTGCAACTGAAAGTAGATTCTAtgaattttatcttctttttacCTTCAGGAAGAATTCTTTGGAAAGATGAAGACACTGCTTACTCTCAAAATTTTTAGAGAGGAAGGTTTTACTTATTCTGCAATATCTAAAATTGATGTGAATTGCTGTGGGCCACACAAGCTTAAATCTAGAACTGtagatttaattttcatgtgttAAAAGAATGTTACTTGGACAGCACAAACAACAGCTTAAATAAGTACCCCaagttttgtgtttcttctcaTACACTAGTATGACTTTACAAGTCCTTCCAAGCTGGATTCAACTATGGACACGTTTGAGgtatatattttcaaaagaaatacatgCAACATATAGCTATTATGCAGTCCTTCCTCAACCACATTCTGAGAAGCTTCTTTTGAATATTAATGAACTTTAGATCAGATATTTTCACTACCATTTATATTAACATGGTATTTAATTTACttgcttttaaagcattttttggTACGTAAATACCAATTTTGAACAAGATACTCTATTAGGACAGTATTGGCTAGTAGCCATAAATCTGCTATTAACAGGGAGGCAATTTCTTGCAAGAGACCCATTTTAATGGTTCTTCttaaacagcagaaa encodes the following:
- the RNF11 gene encoding RING finger protein 11, with amino-acid sequence MGNCLKSPTSDDISLLHESQSDRASYGDGAEPDQEPPPPYQEQVPVPVYHPTPSQTRLATQLTEEEQIRIAQRIGLIQHLPKGVYDPGRDGSEKKIRECVICMMDFVYGDPIRFLPCMHIYHLDCIDDWLMRSFTCPSCMEPVDAALLSSYETN